A single region of the Micropterus dolomieu isolate WLL.071019.BEF.003 ecotype Adirondacks linkage group LG02, ASM2129224v1, whole genome shotgun sequence genome encodes:
- the hmox2b gene encoding heme oxygenase 2, producing the protein MSAKKMETTASVSNGAGPLYEEKEGALGPDDLSEMLSAGTKEVHEKAENTQFVKDFLRGRIRKELFKLGAVALYYTYTAMEEEIERNKDHPHFAPLYFPVELHRHEALARDLEYFYGPDWQSQVSCSQATQRYVDRIHQVGQADPVLLVAHAYTRYMGDLSGGQVLKKVAQRAMKLPPTGEGLEFYQFDAIHSAKAFKQLYRSRMNELELDVETKKRLVDEAVKAFQFNMEVFEELEEIGKTIQEDVLDAGMPVHGAMGGDISKCPYYAAKMAASDGTAYFCQLAMAVLRHPTGQVLFATWFAALAGLAAWYLM; encoded by the exons ATGTCAGCCAAGAAGATGGAGACAACAGCGAGTGTGTCTAATGGAGCGGGGCCCTTGTATGAGGAAAAAGAAGGCGCCCTCGG TCCTGATGATCTGTCTGAGATGCTATCAGCAGGGACCAAGGAGGTGCATGAAAAGGCTGAGAACACTCAGTTTGTGAAAGATTTCCTCAGGGGACGCATCCGGAAAGAGCTCTTCAAG CTTGGTGCTGTGGCACTCTACTATACTTATACAGCCATGGAGGAGGAGATTGAAAGGAACAAAGACCACCCCCACTTTGCCCCACTATATTTTCCTGTAGAGCTGCACCGCCACGAGGCCCTGGCCCGTGACCTTGAGTACTTTTATGGACCTGACTGGCAGAGCCAGGTCAGCTGCTCCCAAGCCACCCAACGCTATGTGGACCGTATTCATCAAGTAGGGCAGGCAGACCCAGTCCTGCTGGTGGCCCATGCTTACACGCGCTACATGGGGGACCTGTCCGGGGGACAGGTGCTGAAGAAGGTGGCGCAGAGAGCCATGAAGCTGCCGCCCACAGGGGAAGGCCTGGAGTTCTACCAGTTTGATGCCATCCATAGTGCCAAAGCATTCAAGCAGCTGTACCGTAGTCGTATGAACGAGCTGGAACTGGACGTGGAAACAAAGAAGAGGCTGGTAGACGAAGCTGTCAAGGCCTTCCAGTTCAACATGGAG GTGTTTGAGGAGTTGGAAGAAATTGGTAAAACCATCCAGGAGGATGTTTTAGATGCTGGCATGCCCGTCCATGGAGCAATGGGTGGAGATATCAGCAAGTGTCCCTACTATGCTGCCAAAATGG CGGCGTCTGATGGAACAGCATACTTCTGTCAGCTTGCCATGGCTGTACTTCGACACCCAACAGGACAGGTCCTGTTTGCTACTTGGTTTGCTGCTCTGGCTGGATTGGCTGCTTGGTATCTGATGTGA
- the LOC123957834 gene encoding tubulin epsilon and delta complex protein 2 isoform X3, producing the protein MTLLARSRILKSPHCDIQTTSMSLLSVVERAIETSKAEQAEINASIQLYRDILQTLTPQPKTVFEESECADDPAADTDTSPGEKEDIELLERALEKALRIRTGTGVSKKDHDRNKKSAPQKEPATTVVEFKEGMQASAASKANQTTKRSTSKSAGIDKKEHKKPVGIVHQHTARKSQQTFSTSDSLDQLPTSTLHSKNKTFRSNVLSGKAAAFSTPSLNNTVPVSHSEVSGVHSVPRKNGVASDQTAKWKSLRSKQNRLWEKVVALQRKPVSGRSHFMERMRATFPKDWPCGSPDQTRALVDRLTRQGRDLTQHYQMKELLAKQTPEAATQLVGKENKHDSCLTLERLQMTAAVLHDFADRVTKEWEAWDRWRPEGGCLCPTGANGVCGDGLITPLPLTITYTTEAELRELEKLRMRVALLQQEIYLEQALLDTLSPQLSSIVPGPGCPNVGVLRDMYSLLGEGGERFPAIVLDTEPD; encoded by the exons ATGACACTTCTCGCGAGAA GCAGAATATTAAAGTCACCACACTGCGACATCCAGACAACAAGCATGTCTCTGCTGTCCGTGGTTGAGCGAGCTATCGAGACGTCCAAAGCTGAACAAGCTGAGATAAATGCCAGTATTCAACTCTACAGAGACATATTGCAGACCTT AACACCACAACCAAAGACTGTCTTTGAGGAGTCAGAATGTGCAGATGATCCTGCTGCAG ACACCGATACCTCACCAGGGGAGAAAGAAGATATAGAATTGCTTGAGCGAGCCCTTGAGAAAGCCCTTCGGATCCGCACTGGGACAGGAGTTTCTAAAAAAGACcatgacagaaacaaaaaatctgCACCTCAAAAGGAACCAGCCACTACAGTCGTTGAATTCAAAGAGGGAATGCAGGCATCTGCAGCTTCTAAAGCAAATCAGACCACAAAGAGATCAACCTCTAAATCTGCCGGTATTGACAAAAAAGAGCACAAAAAGCCTG TGGGGATTGTGCATCAGCACACAGCAAGGAAGTCACAACAGACCTTCTCAACTTCTGACTCTCTTGATCAGTTACCCACATCAACCCTTCACTCTAAAAACAAGACTTTTAGAAGCAACGTGCTGAGTGGCAAAGCTGCAGCTTTCTCCACACCTTCTTTAAATAACACAGTCCCTGTTTCACATTCCGAGGTCTCTGGAGTTCACAGTGTACCTCGCAAGAATGG GGTAGCTTCTGATCAAACAGCAAAATGGAAATCTCTAAGGAGCAAGCAAAACAG GTTATGGGAAAAAGTTGTTGCCCTACAAAGGAAACCTGTGTCTGGGAGGAGTCACTTCATGGAGAGAATGAGAGCTACG TTCCCCAAGGATTGGCCTTGTGGCAGCCCTGATCAGACCAGGGCTCTGGTCGACAGACTGACTCGCCAAGGGCGTGACCTCACCCAGCACTACCAGATGAAGGAGCTTCTGGCCAAACAGACCCCAGAAGCAGCCACACAGCTGG TGGGTAAGGAAAACAAGCATGATTCCTGTCTGACACTTGAAAGGCTGCAGATGACAGCAGCAGTGCTCCACGACTTTGCAGACAGAGTGACAAAAG AGTGGGAAGCATGGGATCGATGGAGGCCAGAGGGAGGTTGTCTTTGCCCGACTGGGGCAAATGGTGTGTGTGGAGATGGGCTGATTACACCCCTGCCCCTTACTATAACCTACACAACAGAGGCAGAGCTCCGGGAGCTAGAGAAGCTGAGGATGAGGGTGGCACTGCTACAGCAGGAGATTTACCTAGAGCAG GCTCTGTTGGACACTCTGTCCCCTCAGCTATCGTCCATAGTACCTGGGCCTGGATGTCCCAATGTTGGTGTGCTGAGAGACATGTACTCCCTGCTGGGGGAAGGAGGGGAGCGTTTCCCTGCCATCGTCCTGGACACTGAGCCTGACTGA
- the LOC123957834 gene encoding tubulin epsilon and delta complex protein 2 isoform X4, giving the protein MTLLARSRILKSPHCDIQTTSMSLLSVVERAIETSKAEQAEINASIQLYRDILQTLTPQPKTVFEESECADDPAADTDTSPGEKEDIELLERALEKALRIRTGTGVSKKDHDRNKKSAPQKEPATTVVEFKEGMQASAASKANQTTKRSTSKSAVGIVHQHTARKSQQTFSTSDSLDQLPTSTLHSKNKTFRSNVLSGKAAAFSTPSLNNTVPVSHSEVSGVHSVPRKNGVASDQTAKWKSLRSKQNRLWEKVVALQRKPVSGRSHFMERMRATFPKDWPCGSPDQTRALVDRLTRQGRDLTQHYQMKELLAKQTPEAATQLVGKENKHDSCLTLERLQMTAAVLHDFADRVTKEWEAWDRWRPEGGCLCPTGANGVCGDGLITPLPLTITYTTEAELRELEKLRMRVALLQQEIYLEQALLDTLSPQLSSIVPGPGCPNVGVLRDMYSLLGEGGERFPAIVLDTEPD; this is encoded by the exons ATGACACTTCTCGCGAGAA GCAGAATATTAAAGTCACCACACTGCGACATCCAGACAACAAGCATGTCTCTGCTGTCCGTGGTTGAGCGAGCTATCGAGACGTCCAAAGCTGAACAAGCTGAGATAAATGCCAGTATTCAACTCTACAGAGACATATTGCAGACCTT AACACCACAACCAAAGACTGTCTTTGAGGAGTCAGAATGTGCAGATGATCCTGCTGCAG ACACCGATACCTCACCAGGGGAGAAAGAAGATATAGAATTGCTTGAGCGAGCCCTTGAGAAAGCCCTTCGGATCCGCACTGGGACAGGAGTTTCTAAAAAAGACcatgacagaaacaaaaaatctgCACCTCAAAAGGAACCAGCCACTACAGTCGTTGAATTCAAAGAGGGAATGCAGGCATCTGCAGCTTCTAAAGCAAATCAGACCACAAAGAGATCAACCTCTAAATCTGCCG TGGGGATTGTGCATCAGCACACAGCAAGGAAGTCACAACAGACCTTCTCAACTTCTGACTCTCTTGATCAGTTACCCACATCAACCCTTCACTCTAAAAACAAGACTTTTAGAAGCAACGTGCTGAGTGGCAAAGCTGCAGCTTTCTCCACACCTTCTTTAAATAACACAGTCCCTGTTTCACATTCCGAGGTCTCTGGAGTTCACAGTGTACCTCGCAAGAATGG GGTAGCTTCTGATCAAACAGCAAAATGGAAATCTCTAAGGAGCAAGCAAAACAG GTTATGGGAAAAAGTTGTTGCCCTACAAAGGAAACCTGTGTCTGGGAGGAGTCACTTCATGGAGAGAATGAGAGCTACG TTCCCCAAGGATTGGCCTTGTGGCAGCCCTGATCAGACCAGGGCTCTGGTCGACAGACTGACTCGCCAAGGGCGTGACCTCACCCAGCACTACCAGATGAAGGAGCTTCTGGCCAAACAGACCCCAGAAGCAGCCACACAGCTGG TGGGTAAGGAAAACAAGCATGATTCCTGTCTGACACTTGAAAGGCTGCAGATGACAGCAGCAGTGCTCCACGACTTTGCAGACAGAGTGACAAAAG AGTGGGAAGCATGGGATCGATGGAGGCCAGAGGGAGGTTGTCTTTGCCCGACTGGGGCAAATGGTGTGTGTGGAGATGGGCTGATTACACCCCTGCCCCTTACTATAACCTACACAACAGAGGCAGAGCTCCGGGAGCTAGAGAAGCTGAGGATGAGGGTGGCACTGCTACAGCAGGAGATTTACCTAGAGCAG GCTCTGTTGGACACTCTGTCCCCTCAGCTATCGTCCATAGTACCTGGGCCTGGATGTCCCAATGTTGGTGTGCTGAGAGACATGTACTCCCTGCTGGGGGAAGGAGGGGAGCGTTTCCCTGCCATCGTCCTGGACACTGAGCCTGACTGA
- the LOC123957834 gene encoding tubulin epsilon and delta complex protein 2 isoform X1 — MTLLARSRILKSPHCDIQTTSMSLLSVVERAIETSKAEQAEINASIQLYRDILQTLTPQPKTVFEESECADDPAADTDTSPGEKEDIELLERALEKALRIRTGTGVSKKDHDRNKKSAPQKEPATTVVEFKEGMQASAASKANQTTKRSTSKSAGIDKKEHKKPGASVSSMLGPKSAAGYHSEQSKTIINRNIILNCPVSSVGIVHQHTARKSQQTFSTSDSLDQLPTSTLHSKNKTFRSNVLSGKAAAFSTPSLNNTVPVSHSEVSGVHSVPRKNGVASDQTAKWKSLRSKQNRLWEKVVALQRKPVSGRSHFMERMRATFPKDWPCGSPDQTRALVDRLTRQGRDLTQHYQMKELLAKQTPEAATQLVGKENKHDSCLTLERLQMTAAVLHDFADRVTKEWEAWDRWRPEGGCLCPTGANGVCGDGLITPLPLTITYTTEAELRELEKLRMRVALLQQEIYLEQALLDTLSPQLSSIVPGPGCPNVGVLRDMYSLLGEGGERFPAIVLDTEPD, encoded by the exons ATGACACTTCTCGCGAGAA GCAGAATATTAAAGTCACCACACTGCGACATCCAGACAACAAGCATGTCTCTGCTGTCCGTGGTTGAGCGAGCTATCGAGACGTCCAAAGCTGAACAAGCTGAGATAAATGCCAGTATTCAACTCTACAGAGACATATTGCAGACCTT AACACCACAACCAAAGACTGTCTTTGAGGAGTCAGAATGTGCAGATGATCCTGCTGCAG ACACCGATACCTCACCAGGGGAGAAAGAAGATATAGAATTGCTTGAGCGAGCCCTTGAGAAAGCCCTTCGGATCCGCACTGGGACAGGAGTTTCTAAAAAAGACcatgacagaaacaaaaaatctgCACCTCAAAAGGAACCAGCCACTACAGTCGTTGAATTCAAAGAGGGAATGCAGGCATCTGCAGCTTCTAAAGCAAATCAGACCACAAAGAGATCAACCTCTAAATCTGCCGGTATTGACAAAAAAGAGCACAAAAAGCCTGGTGCGTCAGTATCCTCCATGCTGGGCCCAAAATCTGCAGCTGGCTACCATTCAGAACAGAGCAAAACCATAATTAATAGAAACATAATCCTGAACTGTCCTGTCTCTTCAGTGGGGATTGTGCATCAGCACACAGCAAGGAAGTCACAACAGACCTTCTCAACTTCTGACTCTCTTGATCAGTTACCCACATCAACCCTTCACTCTAAAAACAAGACTTTTAGAAGCAACGTGCTGAGTGGCAAAGCTGCAGCTTTCTCCACACCTTCTTTAAATAACACAGTCCCTGTTTCACATTCCGAGGTCTCTGGAGTTCACAGTGTACCTCGCAAGAATGG GGTAGCTTCTGATCAAACAGCAAAATGGAAATCTCTAAGGAGCAAGCAAAACAG GTTATGGGAAAAAGTTGTTGCCCTACAAAGGAAACCTGTGTCTGGGAGGAGTCACTTCATGGAGAGAATGAGAGCTACG TTCCCCAAGGATTGGCCTTGTGGCAGCCCTGATCAGACCAGGGCTCTGGTCGACAGACTGACTCGCCAAGGGCGTGACCTCACCCAGCACTACCAGATGAAGGAGCTTCTGGCCAAACAGACCCCAGAAGCAGCCACACAGCTGG TGGGTAAGGAAAACAAGCATGATTCCTGTCTGACACTTGAAAGGCTGCAGATGACAGCAGCAGTGCTCCACGACTTTGCAGACAGAGTGACAAAAG AGTGGGAAGCATGGGATCGATGGAGGCCAGAGGGAGGTTGTCTTTGCCCGACTGGGGCAAATGGTGTGTGTGGAGATGGGCTGATTACACCCCTGCCCCTTACTATAACCTACACAACAGAGGCAGAGCTCCGGGAGCTAGAGAAGCTGAGGATGAGGGTGGCACTGCTACAGCAGGAGATTTACCTAGAGCAG GCTCTGTTGGACACTCTGTCCCCTCAGCTATCGTCCATAGTACCTGGGCCTGGATGTCCCAATGTTGGTGTGCTGAGAGACATGTACTCCCTGCTGGGGGAAGGAGGGGAGCGTTTCCCTGCCATCGTCCTGGACACTGAGCCTGACTGA
- the LOC123957834 gene encoding tubulin epsilon and delta complex protein 2 isoform X2, with amino-acid sequence MSLLSVVERAIETSKAEQAEINASIQLYRDILQTLTPQPKTVFEESECADDPAADTDTSPGEKEDIELLERALEKALRIRTGTGVSKKDHDRNKKSAPQKEPATTVVEFKEGMQASAASKANQTTKRSTSKSAGIDKKEHKKPGASVSSMLGPKSAAGYHSEQSKTIINRNIILNCPVSSVGIVHQHTARKSQQTFSTSDSLDQLPTSTLHSKNKTFRSNVLSGKAAAFSTPSLNNTVPVSHSEVSGVHSVPRKNGVASDQTAKWKSLRSKQNRLWEKVVALQRKPVSGRSHFMERMRATFPKDWPCGSPDQTRALVDRLTRQGRDLTQHYQMKELLAKQTPEAATQLVGKENKHDSCLTLERLQMTAAVLHDFADRVTKEWEAWDRWRPEGGCLCPTGANGVCGDGLITPLPLTITYTTEAELRELEKLRMRVALLQQEIYLEQALLDTLSPQLSSIVPGPGCPNVGVLRDMYSLLGEGGERFPAIVLDTEPD; translated from the exons ATGTCTCTGCTGTCCGTGGTTGAGCGAGCTATCGAGACGTCCAAAGCTGAACAAGCTGAGATAAATGCCAGTATTCAACTCTACAGAGACATATTGCAGACCTT AACACCACAACCAAAGACTGTCTTTGAGGAGTCAGAATGTGCAGATGATCCTGCTGCAG ACACCGATACCTCACCAGGGGAGAAAGAAGATATAGAATTGCTTGAGCGAGCCCTTGAGAAAGCCCTTCGGATCCGCACTGGGACAGGAGTTTCTAAAAAAGACcatgacagaaacaaaaaatctgCACCTCAAAAGGAACCAGCCACTACAGTCGTTGAATTCAAAGAGGGAATGCAGGCATCTGCAGCTTCTAAAGCAAATCAGACCACAAAGAGATCAACCTCTAAATCTGCCGGTATTGACAAAAAAGAGCACAAAAAGCCTGGTGCGTCAGTATCCTCCATGCTGGGCCCAAAATCTGCAGCTGGCTACCATTCAGAACAGAGCAAAACCATAATTAATAGAAACATAATCCTGAACTGTCCTGTCTCTTCAGTGGGGATTGTGCATCAGCACACAGCAAGGAAGTCACAACAGACCTTCTCAACTTCTGACTCTCTTGATCAGTTACCCACATCAACCCTTCACTCTAAAAACAAGACTTTTAGAAGCAACGTGCTGAGTGGCAAAGCTGCAGCTTTCTCCACACCTTCTTTAAATAACACAGTCCCTGTTTCACATTCCGAGGTCTCTGGAGTTCACAGTGTACCTCGCAAGAATGG GGTAGCTTCTGATCAAACAGCAAAATGGAAATCTCTAAGGAGCAAGCAAAACAG GTTATGGGAAAAAGTTGTTGCCCTACAAAGGAAACCTGTGTCTGGGAGGAGTCACTTCATGGAGAGAATGAGAGCTACG TTCCCCAAGGATTGGCCTTGTGGCAGCCCTGATCAGACCAGGGCTCTGGTCGACAGACTGACTCGCCAAGGGCGTGACCTCACCCAGCACTACCAGATGAAGGAGCTTCTGGCCAAACAGACCCCAGAAGCAGCCACACAGCTGG TGGGTAAGGAAAACAAGCATGATTCCTGTCTGACACTTGAAAGGCTGCAGATGACAGCAGCAGTGCTCCACGACTTTGCAGACAGAGTGACAAAAG AGTGGGAAGCATGGGATCGATGGAGGCCAGAGGGAGGTTGTCTTTGCCCGACTGGGGCAAATGGTGTGTGTGGAGATGGGCTGATTACACCCCTGCCCCTTACTATAACCTACACAACAGAGGCAGAGCTCCGGGAGCTAGAGAAGCTGAGGATGAGGGTGGCACTGCTACAGCAGGAGATTTACCTAGAGCAG GCTCTGTTGGACACTCTGTCCCCTCAGCTATCGTCCATAGTACCTGGGCCTGGATGTCCCAATGTTGGTGTGCTGAGAGACATGTACTCCCTGCTGGGGGAAGGAGGGGAGCGTTTCCCTGCCATCGTCCTGGACACTGAGCCTGACTGA